A region of Toxotes jaculatrix isolate fToxJac2 chromosome 23, fToxJac2.pri, whole genome shotgun sequence DNA encodes the following proteins:
- the sf3b2 gene encoding splicing factor 3B subunit 2 produces the protein MASDGPPGTESLPSDLGSAIAALNTWSNPELQAKLAELGAPTMGPREELIDRLKGYMMQTGILLSKPNDDKQMGSQMPGIPPMPPMPMPPMPPGMGMIQAMSMMPGGPPPPGIHMGIEPPGLPPPGLSQDDQLKMVQQRAAMVLQQEERAKQQGDPQVMDEQDLLEQQKRAAVLLEQERQQEIAKMQAPGPRPMPMPPVSTVRGLDPRGPLPPGVTMLPTQKQRVPPPPGEDSREVWQSEEVSISGPKIPQALEKILQLKEIRQEQLTDPTEGDDDEGAEMDMTNSSGPVMSETEDDDSQMSKKDKNRRRRNRKKKSKKKRAQEKKEQAEQAEQEQQEQQKKEGGNKEKEPEVEIEYVTEEPEIYDPNYIFFKRIFEAFKLTDDVKKEKEKEPEKAEKQETAVLRKKGFEEEKKDSDESDEEVRQDAPKLSKKKLRRMNRLTVAELKQLVARPDVVEMHDVTAQEPKLLVHLKATRNTVPVPRHWCFKRKYLQGKRGIEKPPFELPEFIKRTGIQEMREALQEKEDAKTMKTKMREKVRPKMGKIDIDYQKLHDAFFKWQIKPKLTIHGDLYYEGKEFETRLKEKKPGDLSDELRIALGMPVGPNAHKVPPPWLIAMQRYGPPPSYPNLKIPGLNSPIPENCTFGYHAGGWGKPPVDEMGKPLYGDVFGTNAADFQAKAEEEEVDHTPWGELEPSDEESSEEEEEEESDEEKPDETGFFTPADSGLITPGGFSSVPAGMETPELIELRKKKIEEAMDGNETPQLYTVLPERRTGPVGAAMMASTHIYDMSGSMAGRKAGGGQESQGVEVALAPEELELDPMAMTQKYEEHVREQQAQVEKEDFSDMVAEHAAKQKQKKRKAQPQDTRGGAKKYKEFKF, from the exons ATGGCCTCCGACGGACCACCGGGTACCGAATCCCTCCCGTCCGATTTAGGGAGTGCTATTGCGGCTCTGAACACATGGAGCAACCCAGAGCTTCAGGCCAAGCTGGCGGAGCTGGGAGCGCCCACAATGG GTCCCAGAGAGGAACTGATTGATAGACTGAAGGGCTACATGATGCAG actgGGATTCTCCTCAGCAAACCTAATGATGACAAACAAATGGGCTCGCAG ATGCCAGGTATCCCTCCTATGCCTCCGATGCCTATGCCACCCATGCCTCCTGGTATGGGCATGATCCAGGCTATGAGCATGATGCCCGGAGGTCCCCCTCCACCTGGCATACACATGGGCATAGAGCCACCAGGTTTGCCCCCTCCCGGCCTCTCGCAGGATGATCAGCTGAAGATGGTGCAGCAAAGAGCAGCCATGGTGttgcagcaggaggagagggcCAAGCAGCAG ggtgATCCCCAAGTCATGGATGAACAGGATCTTCTGGAGCAGCAGAAAAGg gctgcagtgctgctggAACAAGAGCGTCAGCAAGAGATTGCCAAGATGCAGGCTCCTGGGCCCAGGCCCATGCCCATGCCCCCTGTCAGCACAGTGAGAG gtTTGGATCCTCGTGGGCCACTTCCTCCTGGTGTGACTATGTTGCCGACCCAGAAACAGAGAGTGCCGCCTCCTCCAggagaggacagcagagag GTCTGGCAGAGCGAGGAGGTGAGCATCAGTGGGCCCAAGATCCCTCAGGCTCTGGAGAAAATCCTCCAGCTGAAGGAGATCAGGCAGGAGCAGCTCACTGACCCCACAG AAGGGGATGATGATGAGGGAGCAGAGATGGACATGACCAACTCCTCTGGTCCAGTCATGTCTGAGACAGAAGACGATGATAGCCAAATGTCTAAGAAAGAT AAAAACCGCAGACGCAGGAACCgcaagaagaagagcaagaagAAGCGAGCTCaggagaagaaggagcaggcagagcaggcggagcaggagcagcaggagcagcagaagaaggAGGGTggcaacaaagagaaagagccAGAGGTGGAGATCGAGTACGTCACAGAGGAGCCGGAGATCTACGACCCCAACTACATCTTCTTCAAGAGGATCTTTGAGGCGTTCAAG CTGACAGATGATGttaagaaagagaaggagaaggagcctGAGAAGGCAGAAAAGCAGGAGACAGCCGTGCTGCGGAAAAAGGGAtttgaggaggagaagaaggacagCGACGAAAGTGATGAG GAAGTCAGACAAGATGCGCCTAAACTGTCCAAAAAGAAGCTGAGGAGGATGAACAGGCTGACTGTGGCTGAACTTAAGCAG CTGGTGGCCCGTCCAGATGTTGTGGAGATGCATGATGTGACAGCCCAGGAGCCCAAGCTGCTTGTCCACCTGAAGGCCACCAGGAACACGGTGCCGGTGCCCCGCCACTGGTGCTTCAAAAGGAAGTATCTGCAGGGCAAGAGAGGTATAGAGAAGCCTCCGTTTGAGCTCCCAGAGTTCATCAAGAGAACCGGAATCCAGGAGATGAGGGAGGCCCTGCAGGAGAAG GAGGACGCCAAaaccatgaaaaccaaaatgagagagaaggtTCGTCCAAAGATGGGAAAGATCGACATCGACTACCAGAAGCTCCACGATGCTTTCTTCAAATGGCAGATCAAACCCAAGCTCACTATCCACGGAGACCTTTACTATGAG ggcAAAGAGTTTGAGACTCgtctgaaagagaagaagccaGGTGATCTGTCTGATGAGCTGCGTATCGCTCTGGGCATGCCAGTCGGACCT aacGCCCACAAGGTGCCTCCCCCTTGGCTGATAGCCATGCAGAGGTATGGCCCCCCTCCATCCTACCCTAACCTCAAGATCCCTGGACTCAACTCCCCCATCCCAGAG AACTGTACATTTGGGTACCACGCCGGAGGCTGGGGGAAGCCGCCAGTAGACGAAATGGGCAAACCTCTTTATGGTGACGTGTTTGGGACCAATGCTGCCGACTTCCAG GCCaaagcggaggaggaggaggtggaccaCACACCTTGGGGAGAGCTGGAGCCCTCAGACGAGGAGTCAtccgaggaagaggaggaggaggagagcgatGAAGAGAAACCAGACGAAACTGGGTTCTTCACACCAGCAGACAG TGGACTGATCACCCCTGGAGGCTTCTCATCAGTACCTGCCGGCATGGAGACCCCAGAGCTGATTgagctgaggaagaagaagatcgAGGAGGCCATGGACGG AAATGAGACGCCACAGCTGTACACGGTGCTCCCTGAGAGACGAACTGGCCCCGTAGGAGCAGCCATGATGGCCTCAACACACATCTACGACATGTCAGGG tcCATGGCAGGTCGTAAGGCGGGTGGAGGGCAGGAGTCACAGGGTGTTGAGGTGGCCCTGGCCCCAGAAGAGCTGGAGCTGGACCCCATGGCCATGACCCAAAAGTACGAGGAGCACGTCAGGGAACAGCAGGCCcaggtggagaaggaggacTTCAGTGACATGGTGGCCGAGCACGCTGCCAAACAGAAG